A genomic stretch from Leishmania donovani BPK282A1 complete genome, chromosome 36 includes:
- a CDS encoding SNF7-like protein, giving the protein MPAFGNMFHRTTPEEEVRKWTRSLRSEQRKIELQITKIRREEAKVKLSMKQAAKQNDQVVMRMLAKEMIRSRKAVNRMYASKAQMNSVSMQLQNQVSQMKMSGSLKKSSEIMKEMNSLVKVKEIQQSMMAMSKEMARAGLIEEIINDTIDEALDDDISDTELEDEVNKVVMDVVQGQMDGARVGASRIPAQQQQQEEAAEEEEEDELMEKFNALRNS; this is encoded by the coding sequence ATGCCCGCATTCGGTAACATGTTCCACAGAACgacgccggaggaggaggtgcgcaagTGGACGCGCAGTCTGCGCTCGGAGCAGCGCAAGATTGAGCTTCAAATCACCAAGATCCGCCGCGAGGAGGCCAAGGTAAAGCTGTCGATGAAGCAGGCAGCAAAGCAGAATGACCAGGTGGTGATGCGGatgctggcgaaggagatgATTCGCTCTCGCAAGGCGGTGAACCGAATGTACGCCTCGAAGGCGCAGATGAACTCCGTGTCCATGCAGTTGCAGAACCAGGTGAGTCAGATGAAGATGTCCGGCTCGCtcaagaagagcagcgaaaTTATGAAAGAGATGAACAGTCTCGTCAAGGTGAAGGAGATTCAGCAGTCCATGATGGCGATGAGCAAAGAAATGGCCAGAGCAGGGCTGATCGAGGAGATTATCAACGACACGATCGATGAGGCTCTGGACGACGACATCAGCGACACAGAGCTCGAGGACGAGGTGAACAAGGTGGTGATGGACGTGGTTCAGGGTCAGATGGACGGCGCACGCGTCGGTGCCTCTCGTATCCCggcacaacagcagcagcaggaggaggctgcggaggaagaagaggaggatgagCTCATGGAGAAGTTCAATGCGCTGCGCAACTCGTAA
- a CDS encoding glycosyl transferase-like protein: MRTSPLWRLQMNSRPFSLERIFAINLDRRPDRWAAVQAVCARAGLPAERTERVPAVEGSRLDVNAAHRCGFVSALGLRRLKEPPEHHIWGMDLNKAALGCALSHIHLWARIAALGTVSNFSAETPAAALPKQCFLVLEDDSTLTDSDDSGSGSPAASPSLPFLDQLQRRMNSVPPDWELVYVSGLDTARQCPHMQVAKGVARVPQYHRTTNAYLVTPQGARRLLATCVPLTFQLDTAMTMNVGYPPGVVGVAGAQTLPHVLDPVCYTLQPPLMQQAAQLGTDIQH, translated from the coding sequence ATGCGAACCTCTCCCCTGTGGCGACTTCAAATGAATAGCCGCCCGTTCTCATTGGAGCGCATCTTTGCCATCAATCTTGACCGCCGCCCTGATCGCTGGGCAGCAGTACAAGCAGTATGTGCTCGTGCCGGCCTCCCAGCAGAGCGAACGGAGCGCGTTCCTGCCGTTGAGGGCTCCCGTCTCGATGTGAACGCTGCGCATCGCTGCGGGTTTGTCTCTGCGCTGGGTCTGCGGCGACTGAAGGAGCCCCCGGAACACCACATATGGGGCATGGACCTGAACAAGGCGGCGCTCGGGTGTGCGCTGAGTCACATACACCTCTGGGCACGCATTGCGGCTCTGGGTACGGTGAGCAACTTTTCCGCCGAGacgcctgcggcagcgctgcccaaGCAATGCTTTCTTGTGCTGGAGGATGACTCGACATTGACGGATAGCGAcgacagtggcagcggctcACCCGCCGCATCACCTTCGCTTCCGTTTCTCGACCAGCTTCAGCGCCGAATGAATAGCGTGCCGCCGGACTGGGAGCTTGTATACGTGAGTGGCCTCGACACAGCAAGGCAGTGCCCACACATGCAGGTAGCCAAGGGTGTGGCGCGCGTCCCGCAGTACCATCGCACGACGAATGCATACCTGGTTACTCCGCAAGGCGCACGCCGGCTGCTCGCCACTTGTGTTCCACTCACATTCCAGCTCGACACTGCAATGACAATGAACGTGGGCTACCCTCCGGGTGTGGTCGGTGTCGCGGGTGCAcagacgctgccgcacgtgCTCGATCCGGTCTGCTACACTCTCCAACCGCCGCTCATGCAGCAGGCCGCACAGCTTGGCACCGACATCCAGCACTGA
- a CDS encoding 2-oxoglutarate dehydrogenase E1 component, putative, translated as MMRRLVPVRGVVSCVSAVAPTSAFPRASHAALITGRRHAAEVVPERQLLFDNDSFLSGSSAMYMDELYQQWKKDPASVDASWAELFSRSDLGNYDHALLDTPICVLPTESSDEAVVKQSLADCGRLIRMIHTFEDRGHLMAQTDPLNYMDTDVTERTPSRRYKEMVRLDLAYFGFSDKDLDRVVRVGFQNQMGGVYDTSSPPMTIRQLHELLTERYCGRIGFELVHLTDGDAKRFVRSQIELKDSSSALHRPMSREERLRIWDTVASAVFFEDFFKRKYSTQKRFGCDGAETMVAGLRALLEKSSEFGVQTINLGMAHRGRLNVLCHVIGKPFEVILKEFVGVTGQELHPFQIQSDVKYHLGYRGQLKLNSGKVMQTEMLCNPSHLEAVNPFVQGYTRAMQVSLGEKGREKVLPIEIHGDAAFAGQGVAFETMCISEVGEQDTGGTVHLVCNNQIGFTTDPKSSRSSAYCTDLGRVYNCPILHVNGDYPEEVIRVFEFAAEYRARFHKSVVIDLVCYRRFGHNENDDPSITQPLMYERVRAMPDVFRRYTDALITQGIVTPQQSTQKAIDEKARYGSYQEAAAQVNYAEYLKKSIPDKWKCMKYSDELGNVTQHPTAITQETVNKVLKALKTYPEGFQLHPKLKAVLDRRNETIETGEGIEWGTAEALAFGSLLLEGHQVRVTGEDVERGTFAQRHAVIHDQSQERTYVPLAHISDMQGRMIINNSPLSEYGMLGYAAGYSLYDPTSLVIWEAQYGDFANGATIVFDQFLSAGESKWNQQQSCIVTLPHGYDGKGAEHSSGRLERFLQMSSEDVTTPAYSKEERAHRINWEIAYPSTPAQYFHLLRRHQKRNFRKALVIFFSKKYLRAPNVSTLEEFTNGEFQSVIPDLSVPASQARRLVMCTGQIYHYLNKYRETKGVKDVALVRVEELSPFPVAEVQQLLAEYEKAELMWAQEEPKNMGSWAHVEPRIEEYTKGERELRYAGRSITAAPSTGYKSKHDKEQEIICEMVFH; from the coding sequence ATGATGCGCCGATTGgtgcctgtgcgtggcgTGGTAAGCTGCGTGTCTGCAGTGGCCCCCACGAGTGCGTTCCCGCGCGCCTCTCATGCGGCTCTCATCACGgggcgccgccacgccgcagAGGTCGTgccggagcggcagctgctcttcGACAACGACAGCTTCCTGAGCGGCAGCTCGGCCATGTACATGGACGAGCTTTACCAGCAGTGGAAGAAGGATCCGGCTTCGGTGGACGCTTCGTGGGCGGAGCTCTTCTCTCGCAGCGACCTCGGCAACTACGACCACGCGCTGCTCGACACACCGATTTGCGTGCTGCCgacggagagcagcgacgaggcggtAGTGAAGCAGTCACTGGCTGATTGTGGTCGCCTCATTCGGATGATCCATACCTTCGAGGACCGTGGCCATCTGATGGCGCAGACGGATCCGCTGAACTACATGGACACTGACGTCACCGAGCGCACGCCATCGCGCCGGTATAAGGAGATGGTGCGGCTCGACCTCGCGTACTTCGGTTTTAGCGATAAGGACCTTGACCGCGTGGTGCGCGTCGGCTTTCAGAATCAGATGGGCGGCGTCTATGACACCTCCTCACCCCCGATGACGATACGTCAGCTGCACGAGCTGCTGACGGAGCGCTACTGCGGTCGGATCGGCTTTGAGCTGGTGCACCtcaccgacggcgacgccaagCGCTTCGTTCGCAGCCAAATAGAGCTCAAAGACAGCTCCAGCGCACTGCACCGCCCGATGagcagagaggagaggctCCGTATCTGGGACACGGTTGCCTCAGCCGTGTTCTTCGAGGACTTCTTCAAGCGAAAATATTCGACCCAGAAGCGCTTCGGCTGTGACGGGGCGGAGACCATGGTGGCCGGTCTCCGCGCCTTGCTGGAGAAGTCGTCTGAGTTTGGCGTCCAGACGATCAACCTCGGCATGGCCCATCGCGGTCGCCTGAACGTGCTGTGCCATGTCATCGGCAAGCCCTTCGAGGTCATCCTTAAGGAGTTCGTGGGTGTAACGGGGCAGGAGCTGCACCCGTTCCAAATCCAGTCCGATGTGAAGTACCACCTCGGCTACCGTGGGCAGCTGAAGCTGAATTCTGGCAAGGTGATGCAGACGGAGATGCTGTGCAACCCGTCTCACCTCGAGGCTGTCAACCCTTTCGTGCAGGGCTACACACGGGCGATGCAGGTGTCCTTGGGTGAGAAGGGCCGCGAGAAGGTGCTGCCGATTGAAATTCACGGCGATGCGGCCTTTGCCGGCCAAGGCGTTGCCTTTGAGACAATGTGCATTAGCGAAGTTGGCGAGCAGGACACGGGCGGCACGGTGCATTTGGTGTGCAACAACCAGATCGGCTTCACCACGGACCCAAAGtcgagccgcagcagcgcgtacTGCACCGACCTCGGCCGCGTTTACAACTGCCCGATTCTCCACGTCAACGGCGACTACCCCGAAGAGGTGATCCGCGTGTTCGAGTTTGCGGCTGAGTACCGGGCGCGATTTCACAAGTCCGTCGTCATCGACCTCGTGTGCTACCGCCGCTTCGGCCACAATGAGAACGACGACCCGAGCATCACCCAACCACTCATGTacgagcgcgtgcgtgccatGCCGGATGTGTTCCGGCGGTACACGGACGCCCTCATCACCCAGGGCATcgtgacgccgcagcagtcgaCGCAGAAGGCGATTGACGAGAAGGCGCGCTACGGTAGCTACcaggaggccgccgcgcaggtgaACTACGCCGAGTACCTGAAAAAGAGCATCCCCGACAAGTGGAAGTGCATGAAGTACTCCGACGAGCTCGGCAATGTGACGCAGCACCccaccgccatcacgcaGGAGACTGTGAACAAGGTCTTGAAGGCTCTCAAGACGTACCCGGAGGGCTTCCAGCTGCACCCAAAGCtgaaggcggtgctggacCGCCGTAACGAGACTATTGAGACCGGCGAGGGCATCGAGTGGGGCacagcggaggcgctggcgtTTGGgtctctgctgctggagggACATCAGGTGCGTGTTACCGGCGAGGATGTCGAGCGCGGCACgtttgcgcagcgccacgccgttATCCACGACCAGAGTCAGGAGCGCACCTATGTCCCGCTGGCGCACATCAGCGACATGCAGGGGAGGATGATCATTAACAACAGCCCGCTTAGCGAGTACGGCATGCTCGGCTACGCCGCCGGCTACTCACTCTACGACCCCACCTCGCTGGTCATCTGGGAGGCTCAGTACGGCGACTTCGCCAACGGCGCCACAATCGTGTTCGACCAGTTTCTGAGCGCTGGCGAGTCCAAGTGGAATCAGCAGCAGTCGTGCAtcgtgacgctgccgcacggGTACGACGGAAAGGGCGCTGAGCACAGCAGCGGACGCCTCGAGCGTTTTCTGCAGATGAGCAGCGAGGATGTGACGACGCCGGCCTACAGCAAGGAGGAGCGGGCCCACCGCATCAACTGGGAGATCGCGTACCCGAGCACGCCGGCCCAGTACttccacctgctgcgccgccaccagaAGCGCAACTTCCGCAAGGCGCTGGTCATCTTCTTCTCCAAGAAGTACCTGCGCGCGCCGAACGTGTcgacgctggaggagttTACAAACGGTGAGTTTCAGTCGGTCATCCCAGATCTATCCGTTCCGGCCAGccaggcgcgccgcctcgtgaTGTGCACTGGCCAAATCTACCACTACCTCAACAAGTATCGGGAGACGAAAGGCGTGAAGGATGTGGCGCTCGTGCGTGTGGAGGAGCTCTCGCCGTTCccggtggcggaggtgcagcagctgcttgcCGAGTATGAGAAGGCGGAGCTCATGTGGGCGCAGGAGGAGCCGAAGAACATGGGATCCTGGGCCCACGTCGAGCCGCGCATTGAGGAGTACACGAAGGGCGAGCGGGAGCTGCGCTACGCCGGCCGCAGCATTACAGCGGCCCCGTCGACCGGGTACAAGAGCAAGCACGACAAAGAGCAGGAGATCATCTGCGAGATGGTCTTCCACTGA